A single window of Toxoplasma gondii ME49 chromosome Ib, whole genome shotgun sequence DNA harbors:
- a CDS encoding hypothetical protein (encoded by transcript TGME49_209670) translates to MQGADTPWSQAFEEFHSTRKRASRTPEASRHRNASRISLVNFDDEERATLCHLAFPLQPYTEHVTRFATSAKVCPDSSVRSEGATASSPRLSRRDFRWFAGVSPRTGQLQAICQRASVCVLCRASSTAKRKCQWRRRQTKSACACSFLGKRNRRHSVVRGIEDEATTWDPPAPSESLAYFSPTRSFRLGGYEVPLHGGRAAGAASYVSPSLEYRLSTAVPRRGFFCLLAVLRSAFVAH, encoded by the coding sequence ATGCAAGGCGCAGATACCCCGTGGAGTCAAGCATTTGAAGAATTCCACTCCACGCGAAAGCGCGCCTCCAGAACGCCTGAGGCTTCTAGACACCGTAATGCGAGTCGAATTTCGCTTGTCAACTTCGACGACGAGGAACGGGCAACTCTGTGTCACTTGGCTTTCCCTCTGCAGCCCTACACAGAGCACGTCACGCGATTTGCTACCTCAGCCAAAGTCTGCCCAGATTCCTCGGTGAGAAGCGAAGGTGCTACCGCATCGTCGCCGCGTCTTTCCCGTCGAGATTTTCGGTGGTTCGCGGGCGTTTCCCCCCGTACAGGGCAGTTGCAGGCGATCTGTCAACGAGCCTCAGTTTGTGTCTTGTGTAGAGCTTCGTCCACAGCGAAGCGAAAATGCcagtggagaaggcggcaaacgaaatctgcatgcgcatgcagctttcTGGGCAAAAGGAATCGAAGACACAGCGTAGTACGCGGCATCGAAGACGAGGCTACAACGTGGGACCCGCCTGCTCCTTCCGAGAGCCTGGCATATTTTTCACCAACAAGAAGCTTTCGTCTAGGCGGATATGAAGTTCCTCTACATGGGGGACGCGCAGCTGGTGCCGCATCCTATGTTTCACCGTCGCTGGAGTATCGACTCTCAACCGCGGTCCCGAGACgcggtttcttctgtctcttggcAGTGCTGCGGAGCGCCTTCGTTGCACATTAA
- a CDS encoding hypothetical protein (encoded by transcript TGME49_209680), whose protein sequence is MATRTSFPRSLSQQLFRPLALFPLRDGTRSLAFESRPRRLTSLPHLPWQPRSVSAASSTVNPLPGLKPCAHRPSPGSFSSPREQPTSLLSVESRSSLPAQGRLSFSSLSSRVGVRSSFRTHRDVDKRRDPLWLRQSGRFFVTGTGQPARTASRDEQMKNSAEDLSSPRNREDTFDSTDVKKEVTNEKELEKQVEAMAAESSSSDASSFSGASVQDKPSTTSATMSSASGSVSPPASAGSSSPSPSSSPLSESSSSSQDKEKPQETSENKWGFRHYFFGSLGLGLAGGFVYVLAENDFNVAKAEWAIGEKIRARVFKYTRNGPRQEAADNSKFSVGLSEELQKEIALFFLQLDLDKPNGVRRSDVMELVKKLGFSPSSGVCKIFLENGQGRTADVKRVSGVTLQDFAELLEGLILEEELEAAGGSEPTEADSSSGLCNAEKTEQGTSTDPATHAQGERRKENSHDRLLNYFRGVNRTTTMPSTVPPCYTESAHEIPPSRMNSQGKTSGEVAPLNDAAGAATGGQNGQDAEADRSANELQLLQLQLAGAEKLVKDLSSLKARRGLSDAENARLENAKSEVKTVQQEIWRVEAASGQK, encoded by the exons ATGGCAACCAGGAcgtcttttcctcgttccttGTCCCAGCAGCTGTTTCGCCCACTggctctcttccctctgaGGGACGGAACGCGTTCTCTCGCATTCGAGAGCCGTCCTCGTCGCTTAACATCCCTTCCTCACCTACCTTGGCAACCTCGGTCTGTTTCCGCCGCTTCCTCCACTGTTAACCCTCTCCCTGGTCTGAAGCCCTGCGCCCATCGACCTTCTCCcggttccttctcttctccccgaGAACAGCCtacttctcttctgtcggtCGAGTCTCGCTCGTCGCTTCCGGCTCAGG GCCGCCTGAGCTTCTCGTCACTGTCATCAAGGGTAGGCGTCCGTTCTTCCTTCCGAACACACAGAGATGTTGACAAGCGAAGAGACCCCCTGTGGCTGCGCCAAAGCGGCAGGTTCTTCGTGACTGGGACAGGCCAGCCTGCGCGGACAGCTTCGCGCGACGAACAAATGAAGAACAGCGCTGAAGACTTGAGTTCTCCtaggaacagagaagacacttTTGACTCCACGGatgtgaagaaagaagtgacgaacgagaaggagctggagaagcaggtgGAAGCAATGGCAGCAGAAAGCAGCTCTTCTGACGCCTCATCATTTTCCGGAGCCTCTGTCCAGGACAAGCCGTCTACAACTTCCGCGACCATGTCTTCGGCGAgcggctctgtctctcctcccgcaTCGGCgggctcttcttctccctcgccttcttcgtccccGTTGTCTgaatcttcctcttcgagtCAGGACAAAGAAAAGCCACAGGAGACGAGCGAAAACAAGTGGGGATTTCGCCACTACTTCTTCGGCTCCCTTGGCCTCGGCCTTGCCGGCGGCTTCGTCTATGTCCTAGCAGAGAACG ATTTCAACGTTGCCAAGGCGGAGTGGGCCATCGGCGAGAAGATCCGCGCGCGGGTGTTCAAGTACACTCGGAACGGTCCCCGTCAGGAGGCAGCTGACAATAGTAAATTCAGT GTTGGTCTGAGCGAAGAGTTGCAGAAGGAaatcgctctcttcttcctgcaaTTGGATTTAGATAAGC CGAACGGCGTGCGTCGCAGCGACGTCATGGAGCTTGTTAAAAAG CTtggtttttctccgtcgAGTGGCGTCTGCAAAATCTTCCTCGAGAACGGCCAGGGCCGTACTGCT gATGTGAAGCGCGTCTCTGGCGTCACTCTGCAA GACTTCGCCGAACTCCTCGAGGGATTGATTCTCGAAGAGGAACTGGAGGCGGCCGGGGGTTCGGAGCCAACCGAAGCTGACTCTTCTTCAGGTCTCTGCAACGCGGAAAAGACAGAGCAAGGGACTTCCACAGACCCTGCGACGCACGCCCAAGGGGAACGTCGGAAGGAGAATTCACACGACCGCTTGCTGAATTATTTTCGCGGTGTCAACCGAACGACG ACAATGCCGAGTACAGTTCCGCCGTGCTACACGGAATCTGCTCATGAGATTCCACCCTCAAG AATGAACAGCCAGGGGAAGACCTCCGGTGAGGTGGCTCCTCTAAACGATGCCGCGGGTGCCGCCACTGGAGGCCAGAACGGACAAGACGCGGAGGCGGACAGATCAGCAAATGAACTGCAGCTTTTGCAGCTGCAGCTTGCGGGTGCAGAGAAGTTGGTTAAAGATCTCAGCTCTCTGAAGGCTCG ACGGGGCCTTTCGGACGCGGAGAACGCCCGTCTCGAGAACGCAAAGTCAGAAGTCAAGACTGTGCAGCAGGAGATCTGGAGAGTGGAGGCTGCTTCCGGTCAAAAATAA
- a CDS encoding small nuclear ribonucleoprotein (encoded by transcript TGME49_209690) codes for MAPPAVTQSPGQRAGGSGGRRVVTAPTAAGDVPPNQTLYCNNLNDKLHKQDLQACLYEFFSAYGLVLEVVVRGTNMRGQAFVVFADLGSATAALRAAQGKDFLGKPLRLQYAKTKSDAILKLNDQFKPRKPNAPRNKVDAGAGSATKAKDGKATGETGQFSLFIENLPPKATKTSLDILFGQYRGHTESRLIEGRGVAFVDFSTQAQAAVAMQGMQGFKVDPSHPIKISMVEK; via the exons ATGGCTCCGCCTGCAGTAACGCAGTCGCCGGGCCAAAGGGCCGGAGGCTCGGGAGGGAGACGGGTGGTCACCGCCCCTACGGCTGCTGGTGACGTCCCTCCGAATCAGACTCTGTACTGCAACAACTTGAATGATAAACTGCACAAGCAAGACCTGCAGGCGTGTCTGTAcgagttcttctctgcctaCGGTCTGGTCCTAGAGGTTGTCGTCCGCGGAACCAACATGCGGGGGCAAGCGTTTGTCGTCTTCGCGGATCTCGGCTCCGCAACAGCCGCCCTTCGAGCGGCACAGGGCAAAGACTTCCTCGGGAAGCCACTTCGACTCCAGTATGCAAAAACCAAGTCCGACGCCATTCTCAAATTGAATGATCAGTTCAAGCCCCGGAAACCGAATGCCCCGAGAAACAAGGTCGATGCCGGAGCGGGGTCCGCTACGAAG GCAAAGGACGGGAAGGCTACGGGTGAGACTGGTCAgttttctctgtttattGAGAATCTGCCTCCGAAGGCAACGAAGACATCCCTGGATATATTGTTCGGTCAGTATCGGGGACACACGGAGTCGCGACTCATTGAAGGCCGAGGCGTGGCATTCGTTGACTTCAGCACGCAAGCACAGGCGGCAGTGGCCATGCAAGGCATGCAAGGCTTTAAAGTAGACCCCAGCCACCCGATCAAGATCTCGATGGTTGAGAAATAA
- a CDS encoding hypothetical protein (encoded by transcript TGME49_209700) produces the protein MCTMRGGDACSLAFLREPTKTIGERKQLMECTDTQHSVACLHLCLCLDVAEMTVDNTLWTPASLMRLVIEATCMLLLLATAIGNLSGYSWLPYSTFQQGLPNGYPSSSQQAKASSGAPAGGLTLNAAVLQEEMHKARILISACYDEKRKSQREFLVCLGRVECDVASQATNVDLKSARHVLTTPHGQEKALNVMRSVVSHFSKQLGTSDLSKIFAEAGRVGLACDTLQV, from the exons ATGTGCACGATGCGCGgaggcgacgcatgcagtctaGCTTTTCTCAGGGAACCGACAAAGACAATAGGAGAGCGCAAGCAGTTGAtggagtgtacagacacgcAACATTCGGTTGCTTGTTTGCACTTATGCCTTTGCCTTGATGTAGCGGAAATGACGGTTGACAATACTCTGTGGACGCCTGCATCTTTAATGCGCCTCGTTATTGAGGCAACATGCATGCTCCTACTACTCGCGACTGCCATCGGTAATCTGTCGGGGTATTCATGGCTGCCGTATTCTACGTTCCAGCAAGGCTTGCCAAATGGATACCCATCATCGTCTCAGCAAGCTAAAGCATCATCCGGAGCACCGGCTGGCGGGCTAACACTTAACGCCGCTGTGTTGCAG GAAGAAATGCACAAAGCAAGGATCCTTATCTCGGCGTGCTATGatgaaaagaggaaaagccaGAGGGAGTTCCTGGTTTGCTTGGGCCGGGTCGAATGTGACGTTGCGAGCCAAGCCACCAATGTGGATTTGAAGTCGGCGAGACACGTGCTCACCACCCCTCATGGGCAGGAAAA GGCTTTGAATGTGATGCGCAGTGTTGTTTCGCATTTTTCGAAGCAGTTAGGCACATCGGACCTATCAAAGATATTCGCTGAGGCTGGCAGAGTTGGGTTAGCGTGCGATACCCTTCAAGTCTGA
- a CDS encoding hypothetical protein (encoded by transcript TGME49_209705~Signal peptide predicted by SignalP 2.0 HMM (probability 0.966) with cleavage site probability 0.435 at residue 23) — protein MAKRVLFTVLAVVVLQYVIETTSLRTTQKSLHPEFSNSYEETFAMTVDYERMKSNVFNTKSDILVVTKPNGKVKVPFSSNEEGTTVVVLAEGITLTNVGGAPSTTIWAFAPLCFEKTYGNPGTASVKGPFSYRAKEINGDIGPKMYRGISTQVTPSMKCNTLYPHLPLKERVELCTLNQQRPGSGLHEWITVTETQEIPKASSRRTGELCPFVQSGDISETARPASYLLGKLSRKFEKESDRFTRDMLEAGADVYHTAEAYRAEGQTT, from the exons ATGGCGAAGAGAGTGCTTTTCACAGTGCTGGCTGTAGTTGTTCTTCAGTATGTCATTGAGACCACCTCCCTTAGAACAACACAGAAGTCCCTCCATCCTGAATTTAGCAACTCGTACGAAGAAACGTTTGCTATGACCGTCGATTATGAAAGAATGAAATCTAATGTGTTCAATACAAAGTCGGATATATTGGTTGTGACGAAA CCCAATGGGAAGGTCAAAGTCCCCTTCAGCTCGAACGAA GAAGGAACAACTGTTGTAGTGCTA GCAGAGGGCATCACTCTGACTAACGTTGGAGGGGCTCCGTCAACAACAATTTGGGCTTTCGCACCG CTCTGCTTTGAAAAAACATACGGGAACCCTGGGACGGCGTCAGTGAAGGGGCCCTTCTCATACCGTGCGAAGGAGATCAACGGAGACATCGGTCCGAAAATGTACAGGGGCATCTCAACGCAAGTAACGCCCAGCATGAAATGCA ACACGCTGTACCCACATCTTCCGTTGAAGGAGCGCGTAGAACTGTGCACTTTGAACCAGCAAAGACCGGGAAGTGGCCTTCACGAGTGGATTACTGTGACTGAAACACAAGAGATTCCGAAAGCATCCAGCAGACGCACAG GAGAGTTGTGCCCCTTCGTGCAGAGTGGAGACATATCTGAAACAGCTCGGCCCGCGTCGTATCTACTGGGGAAGCTAAGCCGAAA GttcgaaaaagaaagcgacCGTTTTACCAG AGATATGCTCGAGGCTGGTGCTGACGTCTACCACACAGCAGAGGCCTACCGAGCCGAAGGTCAGACAACCTAG
- the RPl28 gene encoding ribosomal protein RPL28 (encoded by transcript TGME49_209710~Signal peptide predicted by SignalP 2.0 HMM (probability 0.991) with cleavage site probability 0.518 at residue 30~Predicted trans-membrane domain (TMHMM2.0):8-31), whose product MQRPRSGRVCVYLVTNVLLALSIWLSRASAFRLSRWSASALCPAQSPSCVGTAHRLSTPLIAAGCQLGSFPSGCTNEFFWRRHGSQTALGISSRRHLQVIRRKKYRTKGTSTVRRHYGIKGRGGGKLRLGKHTGVPLQAMECPARRCMLLGKMDNTKARNRSHSRVATHKVQRLNLHWKRLWWPEAGYYVRLRLSVKGIRTIKKYGLQRAADKFGLNLKKKKYYAGYSHRRMVSRLSLAGGTAGHINADEIAGPLSGQRETSTIARVDAAKM is encoded by the exons ATGCAACGACCTAGGAGCGGGCGCGTCTGCGTTTACCTCGTGACCAACGTGCTTCTCGCATTGTCCATCTGGCTCTCACGAGCTTCCGCTTTCAGGCTGTCGCGCTGGTCCGCTTCAGCTCTTTGCCCTGCCCAGTCACCTTCCTGCGTTGGCACGGCTCACCGTTTGTCAACCCCCCTTATTGCGGCCGGTTGCCAGCTTGGCAGCTTCCCCTCTG GCTGTACAAATGAGTTCTTCTGGCGGCGACATGGATCGCAGACCGCGTTAGGCATTAGCTCACGGCGCCACCTTCAAGTGATACGG AGGAAAAAATATCGAACGAAAGGCACGTCAACGGTCCGGAGACATTACGGCATCAAAGGCAGGGGTGGTGGAAAGCTTCGCCTTGGCAAACATACGGGTGTCCCTCTTCAGGCTATGGAGTGCCCCGCTCGCAG GTGCATGCTACTGGGAAAGATGGACAACACAAAGGCGAGGAACCGAAGTCATTCAAGAGTTGCAACACACAAAGTACAACGATTAAACCTGCACTGGAAGAGACTATGGTGGCCGGAAGCCGGATATTACGTCAGGTTGCGGCTCTCTGTTAAGGGAATTCGGACCATAAAAAAGTACGGCCTTCAACGCGCAGCGGACAAGTTTGGCCTGAACTTAAAAAAAAAGAAGTACTATGCGGGATATAGTCACAG GCGTATGGTCAGTCGACTCTCTCTAGCGGGTGGGACAGCCGGCCACATAAATGCCGATGAGATCGCTGGCCCTCTTTCTGGTCAACGAGAGACTAGCACGATAGCCCGGGTCGACGCGGCTAAAATGTAG
- a CDS encoding hypothetical protein (encoded by transcript TGME49_209720~Signal peptide predicted by SignalP 2.0 HMM (probability 0.753) with cleavage site probability 0.308 at residue 31~Predicted trans-membrane domain (TMHMM2.0):8-31:45-68:87-110:199-217), with the protein MTNCLSKLPYVSAACGTASLLVYFFPSTLLSCVPQLAETSPALLRLLSTLVNTSFSCLFGSATWVFFVMSPVLRKTLSRCKLAEVQSIHYPIFFCASTVLSSTLLSTVCYMGVGYSKLHMAAAVNVIGNLVNSCYLAPRQVSLLERRRELEEQLGIDTADTAVNAAEVARRAARGGDGDQAAAGLEYQDVVKAFKLHHSLGMAVGFVSFAALLPFLVS; encoded by the exons ATGACGAACTGTTTGAGTAAATTGCCCTACGTTTCCGCTGCGTGCGGAACGGCTTCGCTGCTGGTGTATTTCTTCCCCTCGACTCTCCTATCATGCGTGCCTCAGTTAGCGGAGACGTCTCCTGCGTTGCTAAGGCTTTTGTCGACTCTCGTGAACACGAGTTTCAGCTGCCTTTTCGGCTCGGCAACATGGGTTTTCTTCGTCATGTCGCCTGTTCTTCGGAAAACGTTGAGCAGGTGCAAGCTGG CTGAAGTACAGTCGATCCACTACCCAATTTTTTTCTGCGCGTCGACCGTGCTTTCTTCGACGCTTCTCTCGACTGTCTGCTACATGGGCGTCGGCTACAGCAAGTTGCACATGGCTGCTGCGGTCAACGTTATCGGGAACCTCGTCAATTCGTGCTACCTCGCACCGCGACAG GTTTCGCTTCtggaacgaagaagagagctcGAGGAGCAACTCGGGATCGACACTGCGGACACAGCAGTGAATGCTGCAGAAGTGGCTCGTCGAGCCGCCCGCGGAGGAGACGGGGACCAGGCTGCTGCCGGGCTAGAGTACCAGGATGTTGTGAAGGCGTTTAAGTTGCACCACTCTCTCGGCATGGCTGTTggctttgtttcttttgccGCTCTCCTGCCGTTTCTCGTGTCGTAA